One region of Oxalobacteraceae bacterium OTU3CAMAD1 genomic DNA includes:
- the trmD gene encoding tRNA (guanosine(37)-N1)-methyltransferase TrmD codes for MQFDVVTLFPEMFAALTQSGVTRRAFEQNKCGLSLWNPRDFTTDNHRTVDDRPYGGGPGMVMLAKPLEATLNAAKQRQTDAGLPAPRVLFMSPQGKQLTHERVMALKQEPGLVILCGRYEAVDQRLLDRCIDEEISLGDFVLSGGELPAMALMDAVIRQIPGVLNTDASAIEDSFVNGLLDSPHYTRPETYEGVCVPPVLMGGNHAEIEKWRRQRMLEATARKRPDLLVKARDSGLLTKHDEKFLAGL; via the coding sequence ATGCAATTCGATGTCGTGACCCTGTTCCCCGAAATGTTCGCCGCACTGACGCAGTCGGGGGTCACCCGGCGCGCGTTCGAACAGAATAAATGTGGCTTGTCGTTGTGGAATCCGCGTGATTTCACCACCGACAATCACCGCACCGTGGATGACCGCCCTTATGGCGGCGGCCCCGGCATGGTGATGCTGGCCAAACCCCTGGAAGCGACGCTCAACGCGGCGAAGCAGCGCCAGACCGATGCCGGTCTGCCCGCGCCCCGCGTACTGTTCATGTCGCCCCAGGGCAAGCAGTTGACGCACGAACGTGTCATGGCGCTCAAGCAGGAACCCGGTCTGGTGATCCTGTGCGGCCGCTACGAGGCGGTGGACCAGCGTTTGCTGGACCGTTGCATCGACGAGGAAATCAGCCTCGGCGATTTCGTGCTGTCCGGCGGCGAGCTGCCGGCGATGGCCTTGATGGATGCCGTGATCCGCCAGATTCCCGGCGTGCTGAACACGGATGCGTCGGCGATCGAAGACAGTTTCGTCAACGGCCTGCTCGATTCGCCGCACTACACGCGGCCGGAAACGTATGAAGGAGTTTGTGTGCCGCCGGTACTGATGGGCGGCAACCACGCCGAGATCGAAAAATGGCGCCGCCAGCGCATGCTGGAGGCGACCGCGCGCAAGCGCCCCGATCTGCTGGTCAAGGCGCGCGACAGCGGCCTGCTGACCAAGCATGACGAGAAATTTTTGGCAGGTTTATAA
- the rimM gene encoding ribosome maturation factor RimM (Essential for efficient processing of 16S rRNA): MTDKNASGVQVPDDLAQVGFVFGAYGVAGWVRIRPFSEDADALLSVKTWWIDKPSLHNVEVKQSKLHGGDVVAQLVGVTDRDVAEALKGAAVSVPRSSFPALSDDEFYWTELIGLDVENLQGEHLGTVTDMMSNGPQSILRITAATTAEADPEVAAQERLIPFVEAFIIKVDKATKKITVDWGLDY, translated from the coding sequence TTGACCGATAAGAATGCATCCGGGGTGCAAGTCCCCGACGATCTGGCACAGGTAGGCTTTGTCTTCGGTGCTTACGGCGTCGCTGGCTGGGTGAGGATACGTCCTTTCTCGGAAGATGCGGATGCGCTCCTCTCGGTGAAAACCTGGTGGATCGACAAGCCAAGCTTGCACAATGTCGAAGTCAAGCAGTCCAAACTGCATGGCGGCGACGTGGTCGCACAGCTGGTGGGAGTGACCGATCGGGACGTCGCAGAAGCGCTCAAGGGCGCAGCTGTTTCGGTTCCGCGCAGTTCGTTCCCGGCCTTGTCCGATGATGAGTTTTACTGGACCGAGTTGATTGGTCTGGATGTAGAGAATTTGCAAGGTGAGCACCTCGGTACGGTGACTGACATGATGAGCAACGGTCCGCAGTCGATCTTGCGCATCACGGCAGCGACGACCGCAGAGGCTGATCCCGAGGTTGCGGCGCAAGAGCGCCTGATCCCATTTGTCGAAGCGTTCATCATCAAGGTGGACAAGGCGACGAAAAAGATCACTGTCGACTGGGGCCTTGATTACTAA
- the rpsP gene encoding 30S ribosomal protein S16, translating into MVVIRLARGGAKKRPFFNIVATDSRNRRDGRFIERIGFYNPMAQGGEVPLRITADRLAHWQSVGAQLSPTVARLVASNKAV; encoded by the coding sequence ATGGTCGTTATTCGTTTAGCTCGTGGAGGCGCCAAGAAGCGTCCGTTCTTCAACATCGTTGCAACCGACTCGCGCAATCGTCGCGATGGCCGTTTCATCGAACGCATCGGTTTCTACAACCCGATGGCGCAAGGCGGCGAAGTGCCACTGCGCATCACCGCTGACCGTCTGGCTCACTGGCAATCGGTTGGCGCACAACTGTCGCCTACCGTCGCTCGCCTGGTAGCGTCGAACAAAGCCGTTTAA
- a CDS encoding TM2 domain-containing protein, which translates to MTNPHHTAPLATSSARHKNKTVAALLAFLFGGLGLHRLYLRGPRDPWLWAHLASLPLAWIIAKGIPDADGFYKVLPIMISGLVGFLEALVLGLMDDEKWDARFNPASGKQSASRWPLAIILVASMMLGAAGLIATISRLFDLLYTGGAYG; encoded by the coding sequence ATGACGAATCCGCACCACACCGCGCCGCTGGCCACCTCTTCCGCACGCCACAAGAACAAGACCGTCGCCGCCTTGCTGGCCTTCCTGTTCGGCGGGCTCGGCCTGCACCGTTTGTACCTGCGCGGCCCGCGCGATCCGTGGCTGTGGGCGCATCTGGCTTCCCTGCCGCTGGCCTGGATCATCGCCAAGGGGATACCGGACGCGGACGGCTTCTATAAAGTACTGCCAATTATGATCTCCGGACTGGTCGGCTTCCTGGAGGCGTTGGTGCTGGGCTTGATGGACGACGAGAAGTGGGATGCGCGCTTCAACCCGGCGTCGGGCAAGCAATCGGCGTCGCGCTGGCCGCTGGCCATCATCCTGGTGGCCTCGATGATGCTCGGGGCCGCCGGCTTGATTGCCACAATCTCACGATTATTTGACTTACTGTACACTGGGGGCGCTTATGGCTAA
- a CDS encoding glycine zipper 2TM domain-containing protein — translation MNKRSIVLAITLAALTSAAQAQTPKQHYNAETKRIATRYAEDKKLCAEETESSARMQCLRDAKSEFNKSNTRAKADYKSAGTSKPAANCVDCGRVTSVVLGEKKGEGSAVGLIAGGVAGALLGNQVGSGSGRKLATVAGAAGGAYAGKKVEEHARSSKQWTVNVEYEDGKHDSYVFEEDPGMMKGDQVKRSNGSIVRR, via the coding sequence ATGAATAAACGTTCAATTGTGCTGGCGATCACGCTCGCCGCCCTGACGTCCGCCGCGCAAGCCCAGACTCCAAAGCAACACTACAACGCCGAAACCAAGCGCATCGCCACCCGCTATGCGGAAGACAAGAAGCTGTGCGCCGAGGAAACCGAATCGAGCGCCCGCATGCAATGTCTGCGCGACGCCAAGTCCGAATTCAACAAGTCCAACACGCGGGCAAAGGCCGACTACAAGAGCGCCGGCACGTCCAAGCCGGCCGCCAACTGCGTCGACTGCGGCCGGGTCACCTCGGTCGTGCTGGGCGAAAAGAAGGGTGAAGGCAGCGCCGTCGGCCTGATCGCCGGTGGCGTCGCGGGCGCCCTGCTGGGCAACCAGGTCGGCAGCGGCAGCGGCCGCAAGCTCGCCACCGTGGCGGGCGCCGCCGGTGGCGCCTACGCCGGCAAAAAGGTCGAGGAACACGCGCGGTCGAGCAAGCAATGGACCGTCAACGTCGAATACGAAGACGGCAAGCACGACAGCTACGTCTTCGAAGAAGACCCGGGCATGATGAAGGGCGACCAGGTCAAGCGTTCGAACGGCAGCATCGTCCGCCGCTAA
- a CDS encoding transposase, with protein sequence MEKKQSPSKREIIPTSAEPVPKQRAVFTDEFKRAAISRLHDDKQSATALALELGLRRNQLYKWAKQLEEQPSGGQLRSPGRPAVSELSEVEQLRRQLAKAEQELAILKKLDAYLTRLKK encoded by the coding sequence ATGGAAAAGAAACAGTCACCTTCCAAACGAGAGATCATTCCGACATCGGCGGAGCCGGTGCCGAAGCAGCGGGCCGTGTTTACGGATGAATTCAAGCGCGCTGCGATCTCCCGGCTACATGATGACAAGCAGAGCGCGACGGCCTTGGCGTTGGAGCTTGGTTTGCGTCGTAATCAGCTCTACAAATGGGCCAAGCAGCTCGAAGAGCAGCCATCTGGCGGCCAATTGCGCTCGCCAGGTCGTCCTGCGGTCAGTGAATTGAGCGAGGTCGAGCAACTGCGTCGCCAACTGGCCAAGGCCGAACAGGAGCTGGCCATCCTAAAAAAGTTAGATGCGTACTTAACTCGCCTCAAGAAGTGA
- a CDS encoding IS3 family transposase, with amino-acid sequence MKYAVIDEHRSEFSVKALCLALDVGRSGYYAFKTAPPSLRSREDLAMRQEIVKIHMRHRSAPGILKTWRLLNSAGICCGKHRVARLRKLEGIQTTRAKRFRASKAKERVLPPAPDLVKRAFQVGAPNQVWVGDMTVLRTKEGFLHLAVVLDLFARRVVGWSTDTRQAATLPMAALSMAMEHRRPAPGIIFHSDQGSVYGCADYRNLLAKHGALPSMSRKGNCWDNAVAESFFSNLKNETMHRQLFSTRAEALGVVRDYIEVYYNRMRLHQTLGYQTPASFEAQFRVLH; translated from the coding sequence GTGAAGTACGCCGTCATCGACGAGCATCGAAGCGAGTTTTCAGTCAAAGCGCTGTGTCTGGCGCTCGACGTGGGCCGCAGCGGCTACTACGCCTTCAAGACGGCACCGCCGAGCCTGCGAAGCCGGGAAGATCTGGCCATGCGCCAAGAGATCGTCAAGATCCATATGCGCCACCGCTCGGCACCCGGGATATTGAAAACGTGGCGCCTGCTCAATAGCGCAGGCATCTGTTGTGGAAAACACCGCGTGGCCAGGCTGAGAAAGCTGGAGGGCATACAAACTACCCGCGCCAAGCGTTTTCGCGCCAGCAAGGCGAAAGAACGGGTGCTGCCACCAGCGCCGGACTTGGTCAAGCGCGCCTTTCAGGTCGGCGCTCCGAACCAGGTGTGGGTCGGCGATATGACAGTGCTGCGCACTAAAGAGGGATTCTTGCATCTGGCCGTGGTACTGGACTTGTTCGCACGCCGGGTGGTGGGCTGGTCGACGGACACCAGGCAGGCGGCCACGTTACCGATGGCGGCGTTGTCCATGGCGATGGAACACCGGCGACCTGCGCCCGGGATCATCTTCCACAGCGACCAAGGCTCCGTGTACGGCTGCGCCGACTACCGCAACCTGCTAGCCAAACACGGGGCGCTGCCGAGCATGAGTCGCAAAGGCAATTGTTGGGACAATGCCGTGGCGGAAAGCTTCTTTTCAAACCTGAAAAACGAAACCATGCATAGGCAACTCTTTTCAACGAGAGCCGAGGCCCTGGGCGTGGTTCGCGATTACATCGAGGTGTACTACAATCGGATGCGCTTGCATCAGACCTTGGGCTATCAAACGCCTGCATCCTTTGAAGCGCAGTTTCGTGTGCTTCATTAA
- a CDS encoding glycoside hydrolase 43 family protein, producing MTARLTHHRLIARIVCAALLAAAPGLSPAQAGKQAKSQARAQAKAPVQSQPRTWTADNGNGSFTNPLFYDEFSDPDMIRVGDWFYMTGTTMHAMPGLPVMRSKDLVNWEFLSYAAPKLDFGPEYRLEEGKRIYGQGIWAPSLRFHDGTFYIFTNVNGRGTQIYSATDPRGPWKHREMRRSLHDLSVLFDDDGKVYVVWGHQTLQVARLNEDLTDIVPGSDKVLFEKGQGMGEGAHFYKIDGKYFILSANYAGGFRMPAARADGVYGPYEVNQAISKDEGFGMVRGHRLKDNKPPYVIDPPNPASKDATSLHQGGIVLTPAGEWWGFSMMDYNSVGRLLSLSPVTWSDGWPYFGLPGNLGRNPRTWVKPKTAVPQPIRVPYERSDDFSGGKLKPVWQWNHVPVESKWSLTQRPGFLRLHALPATSFWDARNSLTQRAIGPVSSPTVALDLAGMKEGDVAGLGLLNLPYATLGVEKTAEGVNLALFDQSSGQTTRLPLDAKRIWLRADCDFLSEQASFSYSLDGKQFFDIGGLWTMVFQLTTFQGVRYALFNYNVNGADGGYVDFDSVDIAQPKPRGLMRAIPFGKAISLVSYNAETGLAVTGEKLAASAPTAFKVKDMGLGRVALASGARYLVVDKEGGVSLQAGKPGAAQSFQWMETPTGELVLMSIANNRYLRIDPKTGEVVANSPGPLPDGSDGVRFIWSHTKPTN from the coding sequence ATGACGGCCCGGCTCACGCACCATCGACTCATCGCGCGGATCGTTTGCGCGGCGTTGCTGGCGGCCGCGCCGGGCCTGTCTCCGGCGCAGGCCGGAAAGCAGGCCAAGTCGCAGGCCAGGGCGCAGGCCAAGGCGCCGGTCCAATCCCAGCCCAGGACCTGGACCGCCGACAACGGCAATGGCAGCTTCACCAATCCCTTGTTCTACGACGAGTTCTCCGACCCGGATATGATACGTGTCGGCGACTGGTTCTATATGACCGGCACCACCATGCACGCGATGCCCGGTTTGCCGGTGATGCGGTCCAAGGATCTGGTCAACTGGGAATTCTTGAGCTACGCCGCGCCGAAGCTGGATTTCGGCCCGGAGTACCGGCTGGAGGAGGGCAAGCGCATCTACGGGCAAGGCATCTGGGCGCCCAGCCTGCGTTTCCATGACGGTACGTTCTACATCTTCACCAATGTCAACGGGCGCGGTACCCAGATCTATTCCGCGACCGATCCGCGCGGGCCGTGGAAGCACCGCGAAATGCGGCGCAGCCTGCATGACCTGTCGGTGCTGTTCGATGACGACGGCAAAGTCTATGTGGTCTGGGGACACCAGACCCTGCAGGTCGCCCGGCTCAACGAGGACTTGACCGACATCGTGCCCGGCTCGGACAAGGTGTTGTTCGAAAAGGGCCAGGGCATGGGGGAGGGCGCGCATTTCTACAAAATTGACGGCAAGTATTTCATCCTCAGCGCCAACTATGCGGGCGGATTCCGCATGCCGGCCGCCCGCGCCGACGGTGTTTACGGTCCTTACGAAGTCAACCAGGCGATCAGCAAGGACGAAGGCTTCGGCATGGTGCGCGGCCATCGTTTGAAGGACAACAAGCCGCCGTATGTCATCGATCCACCCAATCCAGCCTCGAAGGATGCCACGTCGCTGCACCAGGGCGGCATCGTGCTGACGCCGGCGGGCGAGTGGTGGGGCTTCTCGATGATGGACTACAACTCTGTCGGACGGCTGCTGAGTCTGTCGCCGGTGACGTGGAGCGATGGCTGGCCGTACTTCGGCCTGCCGGGCAATCTGGGACGCAACCCGCGCACGTGGGTGAAGCCGAAGACCGCCGTTCCGCAGCCGATCCGCGTGCCGTACGAGCGCAGCGACGACTTTTCCGGCGGGAAGTTGAAGCCGGTCTGGCAATGGAATCACGTGCCGGTGGAAAGCAAATGGTCGCTGACCCAGCGGCCGGGTTTCTTGCGTCTGCACGCCCTGCCGGCGACATCGTTTTGGGACGCGCGCAATAGTCTCACCCAGCGCGCCATCGGGCCGGTATCGTCACCGACGGTCGCGCTGGACCTGGCGGGAATGAAGGAGGGCGACGTCGCCGGTCTTGGACTGCTCAACCTGCCATACGCCACGCTCGGCGTCGAAAAAACCGCCGAAGGCGTGAACCTTGCGCTATTTGACCAGAGCAGCGGGCAGACAACCCGGCTTCCGTTGGACGCCAAGCGTATCTGGCTGCGCGCCGACTGCGACTTCCTGAGCGAGCAGGCGAGCTTCAGTTATTCACTCGACGGCAAGCAGTTCTTCGATATCGGCGGCCTGTGGACGATGGTGTTCCAGCTCACGACGTTCCAAGGGGTGCGCTACGCCCTATTTAATTACAACGTCAATGGCGCGGATGGGGGATACGTGGATTTCGACAGCGTCGATATCGCGCAGCCGAAGCCGCGCGGCTTGATGCGTGCGATTCCGTTCGGCAAAGCCATCAGCTTGGTGTCCTATAACGCTGAAACCGGCCTCGCCGTCACGGGAGAAAAGCTGGCCGCTTCCGCGCCGACCGCGTTCAAGGTGAAGGATATGGGACTGGGCCGCGTAGCGCTGGCATCCGGCGCGCGTTATCTGGTGGTCGACAAGGAGGGCGGTGTCAGCCTGCAGGCCGGCAAACCCGGCGCGGCGCAAAGTTTCCAGTGGATGGAAACGCCGACGGGAGAATTGGTGTTGATGTCGATCGCGAACAATCGCTATCTGCGCATCGATCCAAAGACAGGGGAGGTGGTCGCAAACAGCCCGGGACCGCTGCCGGACGGCAGCGATGGCGTGCGATTCATCTGGTCGCACACCAAGCCAACTAACTAA
- a CDS encoding TonB-dependent receptor, producing the protein MDSKLIGAPRRGPGMGGRIAATFVAGIISSAHAQTTPAPATAPASSSAPTPAPAEAADDKDPQQPVRPTVVVNGYRSSLALSANEKRENIGLSDTVFSEDIGKFPDPNIADALARVPGVTVRRAEIDGEGLNISIRGMGSAFTRVLLNGAPMASASAGSWGGSISANREVDMDFLPSELFRSASVYKSQQASLIEGGIAGTVNMRSVRPFDKSGFRSAFTLSGNYREQNGKMGATGSGLISNTWTSNAWGKFGLLGGVAFGDTKYKTDGFQSVDMRNFQLKSFQANAADNPNSTGGGSQSTPDTVPSGLALNDLPEYARSILVPGKQIDRAMLLALNPGATIQQIDNALMARLGRHLVYEGERKRIGEVLSMQWQPNDKWDVYLDLVAAQKRNKMTYQAMNAGTRANTVIPIGMEFDRSDCTVGCVLNKAIFANTFWSLEYRPMEEKTKFHSVNPGFEFRPTDKLTIDAHFNATNSTFYRDMPTVLFATRSPNSVINYDNTRPGLPPSYSANLDINDPANFGWYQGGQGLSGLRMDLYERNNTTRGTRLNLSWGDNDFNIKVGAAYDDIKRRYRSFSVADAWMNVACGNNVSVRYVAPNTQLRTPGCDGRSTPGPIADAATAYPGYGTGSTSGMTAPLTYLGSVVPNAAVRNYANPSANGFITVDWPKFAQATEYQYFRDNIYKGFGTGSGGYIREAVSGLYTEVNGRNQIFGRTLRYNAGLRYARTKQTIGAVSVGADPRNANLRNGGFYENISVWAYESTTYSNTLPSATMAYNLTPSVIARLSGSKSLTRANPAELRQTQLTVGDQGMRQGNLTNPNLKPFEANNLDLGLEYYITREAYVSVSGFAKDIISRPGTRVTTYTLAQLDARFGTLGLTDAQQQSVNASGGRDKHLIEISEPYNIDTKLKVRGVELTWQQPLDMLPVKGFGLAANFTYAKQKDEARNAPPVAGVPPRTNNLTLYYERNGLNVRVARQYTAAHVVNTGTGLTVPGGAYAYTTERSQVDLSVGANLKQLFNFRYNTDLTLSVWNANKAISRTYTQFSNAVADEYKPGAAYTLSLRTTF; encoded by the coding sequence ATGGACAGTAAGTTGATCGGCGCGCCACGGCGCGGACCAGGTATGGGCGGGCGCATTGCCGCCACCTTCGTCGCAGGCATCATTTCAAGCGCGCATGCGCAGACCACTCCGGCACCGGCCACCGCGCCGGCCTCCTCATCGGCTCCGACTCCGGCCCCCGCCGAGGCGGCCGATGACAAAGACCCGCAGCAACCGGTCCGGCCCACCGTGGTCGTCAACGGTTACCGCAGCTCGCTGGCGCTGTCCGCCAACGAAAAACGCGAGAATATCGGCCTGAGCGATACCGTCTTCTCCGAAGACATCGGCAAATTCCCCGACCCCAACATCGCCGACGCGCTGGCCCGCGTGCCGGGCGTCACCGTGCGCCGCGCCGAGATCGACGGCGAGGGTCTGAACATTTCCATCCGCGGCATGGGCTCGGCCTTCACCCGCGTGCTGCTCAACGGCGCGCCGATGGCGTCGGCGTCGGCCGGCAGCTGGGGCGGCTCGATCAGCGCCAACCGCGAAGTCGACATGGACTTCCTGCCGTCCGAGTTGTTCCGCAGCGCCAGCGTCTACAAAAGCCAGCAGGCCAGCCTGATCGAGGGCGGCATCGCCGGCACCGTCAACATGCGCAGCGTGCGGCCGTTCGACAAGAGCGGCTTCCGCTCGGCGTTCACGCTTAGCGGCAATTACCGCGAGCAGAACGGCAAGATGGGCGCGACCGGCTCCGGCCTGATCAGCAACACCTGGACCAGCAACGCCTGGGGCAAGTTCGGCCTGCTGGGCGGCGTGGCCTTCGGCGACACCAAGTACAAGACCGACGGCTTCCAGTCGGTCGACATGCGCAATTTCCAGCTGAAGTCGTTCCAGGCCAATGCCGCCGACAATCCCAACAGCACCGGCGGCGGTTCGCAATCGACGCCGGACACGGTGCCGTCGGGCCTGGCGCTGAACGACTTGCCCGAGTATGCCCGTTCCATCCTGGTGCCGGGCAAGCAGATCGACCGCGCCATGCTGCTCGCGCTCAATCCCGGCGCCACCATCCAGCAGATCGACAACGCGCTGATGGCCCGGCTGGGCCGCCATCTGGTGTACGAGGGCGAGCGCAAGCGCATCGGCGAAGTGCTGAGCATGCAGTGGCAGCCGAACGACAAGTGGGACGTCTACCTGGACCTGGTCGCCGCCCAGAAGCGCAACAAGATGACCTACCAGGCGATGAACGCCGGCACCCGCGCCAACACGGTGATTCCGATCGGCATGGAGTTCGACCGCAGCGATTGCACCGTCGGTTGCGTGCTCAACAAGGCGATCTTCGCCAACACCTTCTGGTCGCTGGAATACCGGCCTATGGAGGAGAAGACCAAGTTCCACAGCGTCAATCCCGGTTTCGAGTTCCGGCCGACCGACAAGCTGACCATCGACGCCCACTTCAACGCCACCAACAGCACCTTCTACCGCGACATGCCGACGGTGCTGTTCGCCACGCGCTCGCCCAACTCGGTGATCAACTACGACAACACCCGGCCCGGCCTGCCGCCCAGCTATAGCGCCAATCTGGACATCAACGACCCGGCCAACTTCGGCTGGTACCAGGGCGGCCAGGGCTTGTCTGGCCTGCGCATGGACTTGTACGAGCGCAACAACACCACGCGCGGCACGCGCCTGAACCTGAGCTGGGGCGACAACGACTTCAACATCAAAGTCGGCGCCGCCTACGACGACATCAAGCGCCGCTACCGCAGTTTCTCGGTGGCCGACGCCTGGATGAACGTGGCCTGTGGTAACAACGTCAGCGTGCGCTACGTTGCGCCCAACACGCAGCTGCGCACTCCCGGCTGCGATGGCCGCAGCACGCCCGGCCCGATCGCCGACGCGGCCACGGCTTATCCCGGCTATGGCACCGGCTCGACCAGCGGCATGACCGCGCCGCTGACCTATCTGGGCTCGGTGGTGCCGAACGCCGCCGTGAGGAATTACGCCAATCCGTCCGCCAACGGCTTCATCACCGTCGACTGGCCGAAGTTCGCGCAGGCAACCGAGTATCAATACTTCCGCGACAATATCTACAAAGGTTTCGGGACGGGCAGCGGCGGCTACATCCGCGAGGCGGTCAGCGGGCTTTACACCGAAGTCAACGGGCGCAACCAGATCTTCGGTCGCACCTTGCGCTACAACGCCGGTTTGCGCTACGCGCGCACCAAGCAAACCATCGGCGCGGTGAGCGTGGGCGCCGATCCCCGCAACGCGAACCTCCGCAACGGTGGCTTTTATGAGAATATCAGCGTATGGGCATACGAATCGACAACTTACAGCAATACGCTGCCGTCCGCGACCATGGCCTATAACCTCACGCCGTCGGTCATCGCGCGCCTGTCGGGCTCGAAATCGCTGACGCGCGCCAACCCCGCCGAGCTGCGCCAGACCCAGCTGACGGTCGGCGACCAGGGTATGCGCCAGGGCAACCTCACCAATCCCAATCTGAAGCCGTTCGAGGCCAACAACCTCGATCTGGGACTGGAGTACTACATCACCCGCGAGGCGTACGTTTCAGTCAGCGGCTTTGCCAAGGACATCATCAGCCGGCCGGGGACGCGCGTCACCACGTACACGCTGGCGCAACTCGATGCGCGCTTCGGCACGCTCGGTCTGACCGACGCGCAACAGCAGTCGGTCAACGCCAGCGGCGGGCGCGACAAGCATCTGATCGAGATTTCCGAACCCTACAACATCGACACCAAGCTCAAGGTGCGTGGAGTGGAACTGACCTGGCAGCAACCGCTGGACATGTTGCCGGTCAAGGGCTTCGGTCTTGCCGCAAACTTCACCTACGCCAAGCAGAAGGACGAGGCCAGGAACGCGCCGCCGGTGGCTGGCGTGCCGCCGCGCACCAACAACCTGACTTTGTACTACGAGCGCAACGGCCTGAACGTGCGTGTCGCGCGCCAGTACACGGCGGCCCACGTGGTCAACACCGGCACCGGCCTGACTGTCCCCGGCGGCGCTTATGCGTACACGACGGAGCGTTCGCAGGTCGATCTGTCGGTCGGCGCGAATCTGAAGCAGCTGTTCAATTTCCGCTACAACACCGATCTGACGTTGAGCGTGTGGAACGCGAACAAGGCGATCAGCCGCACCTACACGCAGTTCAGCAACGCGGTGGCCGACGAGTACAAGCCCGGCGCGGCATACACCTTGTCGTTGCGGACGACGTTCTGA
- a CDS encoding proline dehydrogenase family protein yields MSAPTFPAQWQALVDQAATALRALALDESAKEKFCNDPLLRAYMQKVSHRYVAGQTIAEALARVESIIAQGHAASVEYMGESVRDEAFAMAETEVFMELTRAVGQRNLNCSISLDLSHVGSMVDLELGYRNLRRVALAAAEINREVMISMEGADRADDIYAIYARLHKEDGLHNVGITVPAKRHRTARDLPELMKIPGRIRLVKGAFLESAEISYDRNSPELAAAYRKYAGELLLSGHKCSIATHDRAIQADLGELILKERVDPRWYEFESLIGLGADNIAELKARGFPTREYVVFGEEHFLYVLNRIAEEPVRVYQAIVDVMGTPA; encoded by the coding sequence GTGTCCGCACCAACCTTCCCCGCCCAATGGCAAGCCCTCGTCGATCAGGCCGCCACGGCGCTGCGCGCGTTGGCGCTCGACGAATCGGCCAAGGAAAAATTCTGCAACGACCCGCTGCTGCGCGCTTACATGCAAAAGGTCTCGCATCGCTACGTGGCGGGACAGACGATCGCGGAGGCGCTGGCGCGCGTCGAAAGCATCATCGCGCAAGGCCACGCGGCCTCGGTCGAATACATGGGCGAGAGCGTGCGCGACGAAGCCTTCGCGATGGCGGAGACGGAAGTGTTCATGGAGCTGACGCGCGCGGTCGGCCAGCGCAACCTGAACTGCTCGATCTCGCTGGACCTTTCGCATGTGGGTTCGATGGTGGATCTGGAGCTGGGCTACAGGAACCTGCGCCGCGTGGCGCTGGCGGCGGCCGAAATCAACCGCGAAGTGATGATCTCGATGGAGGGCGCCGACCGCGCCGACGACATCTACGCCATCTACGCGCGGCTGCACAAGGAGGACGGCTTGCACAACGTCGGCATCACGGTGCCGGCCAAGCGCCACCGCACCGCGCGCGACTTGCCGGAATTGATGAAGATTCCCGGCCGCATCCGGCTGGTCAAAGGCGCGTTCCTGGAATCGGCGGAGATTTCCTACGACCGCAACAGCCCCGAGCTCGCGGCCGCGTATCGCAAATACGCGGGCGAGCTGCTGCTAAGCGGCCACAAGTGCTCCATCGCCACGCACGACCGCGCGATCCAGGCGGACCTTGGCGAACTGATTCTGAAAGAGCGCGTCGATCCGCGCTGGTACGAATTCGAATCGTTGATCGGCCTGGGCGCCGACAACATCGCCGAACTCAAGGCGCGCGGCTTCCCCACCCGCGAATACGTGGTCTTCGGCGAAGAGCATTTCCTCTACGTGCTCAACCGCATCGCCGAAGAACCGGTGCGGGTGTATCAGGCGATTGTAGATGTGATGGGAACGCCGGCCTGA